The following proteins are encoded in a genomic region of Tenacibaculum sp. 190524A05c:
- a CDS encoding sigma-70 family RNA polymerase sigma factor gives MKQSDFLKVVLPFKDKVFRLAKRLLVSTEEAEDATQELYFKLWRNKEKLADYKNVEAFAMTMTKNYCFDRLKSKQAGNLTLVHSNYKEKDTSLEKKIEYKDSVNNVHKLIENLPEQQKIIIQLRDIEQYDFDEICEMVDMKPTAVRVALSRARKTIREALIKQHNYGVS, from the coding sequence ATGAAACAGTCAGACTTTTTAAAAGTTGTATTACCATTTAAAGATAAAGTTTTTCGTTTAGCGAAACGTTTGCTTGTTTCTACGGAAGAAGCAGAAGATGCAACTCAAGAGCTTTACTTTAAATTATGGAGAAATAAAGAGAAGTTGGCTGATTATAAAAACGTAGAAGCGTTTGCGATGACCATGACGAAAAATTATTGTTTTGATAGATTAAAATCTAAACAAGCTGGTAATTTAACTTTAGTTCATAGCAATTATAAAGAGAAGGATACTTCTTTAGAAAAGAAGATAGAATATAAGGATAGTGTAAATAATGTTCATAAGCTCATTGAAAATTTACCAGAACAACAAAAGATTATTATTCAATTAAGAGATATTGAGCAATACGATTTTGATGAAATTTGTGAAATGGTAGATATGAAACCAACAGCAGTGAGAGTAGCATTATCAAGAGCGCGTAAAACAATTAGAGAAGCATTAATTAAACAACATAACTATGGAGTTAGCTAA
- a CDS encoding DUF4252 domain-containing protein, with protein MKKLFTFAIICISLVLTSCKKEESLQSYLIKSEENADYMRFDFSTSMLAPYFETTSEEDQETFKSVKKVNIAFLPVNKATEDQFDTERKRLKGIMKNTDYKSLIRVNDKRGKATIYYAGEADAIDEIVAIVYAKDFGFGVTRILGNNMNPQKIMSMVQKVNNKDREKGLEKIKDMFGGQFETEKIYAEPVQ; from the coding sequence ATGAAAAAACTATTCACATTTGCTATTATTTGTATTTCTTTAGTATTAACTTCTTGTAAAAAGGAAGAAAGCTTGCAGAGCTATTTAATTAAATCTGAGGAAAACGCAGATTATATGCGATTTGATTTTTCAACAAGTATGCTTGCTCCTTATTTCGAAACTACTTCTGAAGAAGATCAGGAAACTTTTAAAAGTGTAAAAAAGGTAAATATTGCTTTTTTACCAGTAAACAAAGCAACAGAAGATCAATTTGATACCGAAAGAAAAAGATTAAAAGGTATCATGAAGAACACCGATTATAAATCTTTAATCCGTGTGAATGATAAGAGAGGTAAGGCTACTATTTATTATGCAGGAGAGGCTGATGCAATTGATGAAATTGTAGCTATTGTTTATGCAAAAGATTTTGGTTTTGGTGTTACTAGAATTTTAGGTAATAATATGAATCCACAGAAAATAATGAGTATGGTTCAGAAAGTAAACAATAAGGATAGAGAAAAAGGATTAGAGAAAATTAAAGATATGTTCGGAGGTCAATTTGAGACCGAAAAAATTTATGCTGAACCTGTTCAGTAA
- a CDS encoding S41 family peptidase — MTLVNCSKTEDIPQDIEINDFVWGGMNAYYKWQGVVPDLSDNRFSTREQLNSYLAGTGTPEELFSSLLSLPNEFPKDPDRVFSWITSDYIALENSFQGIRLTSGMKLTAVPYADNSGNTYVVVTDVVAGSDAATKGVTRGMIISEVNGTQITSGNVNSLFVPNSFTIGIADFNGGNPVANGTTFDISKTEVTENPIKVATIINQGANRIGYLMYNQFASDFDAQLNQAFADFQTGGVTDLVLDLRYNGGGSVNSAIYLSSMITGQFNGEVFANKIWNEKVMASFSSESFIDRFTNRIIKKDNNGNTTLDEAISSLNLNTVYIIVSEQTASASELVINGLRPYIDVNLIGTETVGKQVASITLYDSDDYTRNGPNFNSRHTYAMQPIVLEIQNKDGQNEPNGFTAEVQISEDYSNLGVLGDPTEPLLARAIQYITTGSKPSPILGRRNQEKPIWNSQMRNPDYNTMYITFK, encoded by the coding sequence TTGACTTTAGTTAATTGTTCTAAAACAGAAGACATACCACAAGATATAGAAATTAACGACTTTGTTTGGGGTGGAATGAATGCCTATTATAAATGGCAAGGTGTTGTACCTGATTTATCTGACAACAGATTCTCTACAAGGGAACAATTAAATAGTTATTTAGCTGGAACTGGTACACCAGAAGAATTATTCAGTAGTTTACTTTCTTTACCTAATGAATTTCCGAAAGATCCGGACCGAGTATTTTCTTGGATCACTAGCGATTATATTGCTTTAGAAAATTCTTTTCAAGGAATACGTTTAACTAGTGGAATGAAATTAACTGCTGTTCCTTATGCAGATAATTCAGGGAATACATATGTTGTTGTTACAGACGTTGTAGCTGGATCTGATGCTGCTACAAAAGGAGTAACTAGAGGAATGATTATTTCTGAAGTAAACGGAACACAAATTACAAGTGGGAATGTAAACAGCTTATTTGTTCCAAATAGTTTTACAATAGGAATTGCAGATTTTAACGGTGGTAATCCAGTTGCAAATGGAACTACTTTCGATATTTCTAAAACTGAAGTTACCGAAAATCCTATTAAAGTAGCAACAATTATCAACCAAGGAGCCAATAGAATTGGATACCTAATGTATAACCAGTTTGCTTCTGATTTTGATGCCCAACTAAATCAAGCTTTTGCTGATTTTCAAACTGGAGGCGTAACGGATTTAGTTCTTGACTTACGTTATAATGGTGGTGGTTCTGTAAATTCTGCTATCTATTTATCGAGCATGATTACTGGACAATTTAATGGTGAAGTTTTTGCAAATAAAATTTGGAATGAAAAAGTAATGGCAAGCTTCAGTAGTGAAAGCTTTATTGATAGGTTTACCAACAGAATTATTAAAAAAGATAATAACGGTAATACAACTTTAGATGAAGCTATTAGCAGCTTAAACTTAAACACAGTTTATATTATTGTTAGTGAGCAAACGGCATCTGCATCTGAACTTGTTATTAATGGTTTACGTCCATATATAGATGTTAATTTAATAGGAACGGAAACTGTTGGAAAGCAGGTAGCATCAATTACGTTATATGATTCTGATGATTACACTCGTAATGGACCTAACTTTAATTCACGCCACACCTATGCAATGCAACCTATTGTATTAGAAATTCAAAATAAAGACGGACAGAATGAACCGAATGGATTTACCGCTGAAGTTCAAATATCAGAGGATTATTCAAACTTAGGAGTTCTTGGAGATCCAACAGAACCATTATTGGCAAGAGCTATTCAATATATTACAACTGGATCAAAACCTAGCCCTATTTTAGGAAGAAGAAATCAAGAGAAACCAATTTGGAATTCTCAAATGAGAAACCCAGATTACAATACAATGTATATTACGTTTAAGTAA
- a CDS encoding DUF4252 domain-containing protein — MKKVILVLALAFMSNITFAQGMFDSLEDLDDVSTVVVTKAAFDLLKKFPDAKSEDMKVFNTAKGLEELKVFSTENSSIASKMEAMANAAIKKGNMTQLMRVKDKGSRVKIYIKSTKNKDIVSEVLMFVKSKDSKDDKPSSTIISLIGEINMNELAEIANDYDKKSKE; from the coding sequence ATGAAAAAAGTAATATTAGTATTAGCATTAGCGTTTATGTCAAACATAACTTTTGCTCAGGGAATGTTCGATTCTTTAGAAGATCTTGATGATGTATCAACAGTTGTAGTAACAAAAGCAGCTTTCGATTTATTAAAGAAGTTTCCAGATGCTAAATCTGAAGACATGAAAGTTTTCAATACAGCTAAAGGGCTAGAAGAATTAAAAGTATTTTCAACAGAAAATTCTTCAATAGCATCAAAAATGGAAGCTATGGCAAATGCTGCCATCAAAAAAGGAAACATGACTCAATTGATGCGTGTGAAAGACAAAGGATCTAGAGTTAAAATTTATATTAAGTCTACAAAAAATAAAGATATTGTAAGTGAAGTTTTAATGTTTGTAAAAAGCAAGGATTCAAAAGATGATAAACCAAGTTCTACAATCATATCTTTAATAGGGGAAATTAATATGAATGAATTAGCAGAGATTGCTAACGATTATGATAAAAAGTCTAAAGAATAA